A genomic window from bacterium includes:
- a CDS encoding inorganic phosphate transporter: protein MLPILGGVFLGWSLGANDASNVIGPAVSSRMLRFTTAATMASLFVLMGALLQGRSGIDTLSGLTRMNLHQAVLASISAAITVTLMTIGRLPVSTSQAVVGAILGIGLVNRHIDMTGLGKVVTCWVGTPVGGAIMAMVVYRTLAIVNNRLSLNLLESDALLRIGLVVASSYGAFALGANNAANVTAVFVGAGHLSVPSATLIGGLSIGLGILTFSKRVMVTVGSRLVRLDPFSALVVLLAEAITVHFYTFVGVPVSTSQAIIGAVIGIGLLKGIRTVNKRTLLSILSGWLLTPIIAAALVLAMLRYN from the coding sequence ATGTTGCCCATCTTGGGAGGCGTCTTCCTGGGATGGTCCCTTGGAGCCAACGACGCTTCCAATGTCATCGGACCGGCCGTCTCATCGAGGATGCTCCGCTTTACCACCGCGGCGACCATGGCATCCCTGTTCGTCCTGATGGGCGCTTTGCTCCAGGGGCGCTCGGGTATCGACACCCTGTCGGGCCTGACCCGGATGAACCTCCACCAGGCTGTCCTGGCCTCCATATCCGCAGCCATAACCGTGACCCTCATGACGATCGGGCGCCTCCCCGTGTCCACATCCCAGGCAGTGGTAGGAGCCATCCTGGGGATCGGTCTCGTCAACAGGCATATTGACATGACGGGCCTGGGAAAGGTGGTCACGTGCTGGGTGGGAACGCCCGTGGGAGGAGCCATCATGGCGATGGTGGTCTATCGGACGCTGGCGATAGTCAACAACCGGCTGAGCCTGAACCTCCTCGAAAGCGACGCACTTCTTCGAATCGGCCTCGTGGTGGCCAGCTCATACGGCGCCTTTGCTCTCGGGGCAAACAACGCGGCCAACGTGACCGCCGTCTTCGTGGGAGCCGGTCACCTTTCCGTTCCCTCAGCTACGCTGATCGGGGGCCTGAGTATCGGCCTGGGGATCCTCACCTTCAGCAAGCGGGTGATGGTGACCGTGGGGTCGCGCCTGGTCCGCCTTGACCCCTTTTCCGCCCTGGTCGTGCTCCTGGCCGAGGCCATCACGGTCCATTTCTACACTTTCGTCGGCGTCCCCGTCTCCACCTCCCAGGCCATCATCGGGGCGGTGATCGGCATCGGCCTGCTCAAGGGGATCCGGACTGTAAATAAACGCACTCTGCTCTCCATCCTGAGCGGCTGGCTCCTCACACCCATTATCGCCGCAGCGCTGGTGCTGGCCATGCTGAGGTATAATTAA